From Pseudomonas hefeiensis, one genomic window encodes:
- a CDS encoding DEAD/DEAH box helicase: MAVDILVTTERLQEDPLGRDLIESLKNSESAISSSPSALYYDFPVYSDYDGADHKPDILVLSRSCGIIAIRVITAIQADRDNTSTLLAVDDSLNQFCSLLIGRLLKSKILRKSRSQLSLKVTPIIFCDSNLADRIFDSSDSEIVSSMDSLKDLIQDLEEELLGSEAYDEARSVIEGAKALTRSNKRLVENPELQRAASALAELESEIANFDQKQRSAALITINGPQRIRGLAGSGKTIILAMKAAHLHMNRPNDKILLTFYTKSLKSSIKNLVTKFYRHYKEVDPDWNNIHILHGWGGSNTSGAYSDACLRAGRTPLTFSTARSGAPNGVDPFEFACQDLMQKSDVEEYYDHILIDEGQDFPAGFYELSFRLAKGHRDKKNIVWAYDDLQNIMKVRMRSAAELFGIDHDLEPRISLERAAIGLPFKFTNDTVLSKCYRNQREVLITAHALGFGIYSNIVQLLESADHWKDVGYEVTSPNYYANAKVEVVRPAENSPVSLSGEKLPELIEQYNAQSMDDETNWVIASISDFLEQGLNPEDIMIVALDDRHMKGYFKELSSKLADLGVASNNIHADPYSDPPFTIPNKVTLSTIYRAKGNEAAVVFVIGVDAISLKTRGDRNKLFTALTRTKAWLRVSGMQGSTSQIIKEMSQAEQNFPALRFTMPDLSKLDMIQRDLSQRSIKAKKLRADYLESLRREGLSEEDADLDYDDE; this comes from the coding sequence ATGGCAGTAGATATTCTCGTCACGACAGAAAGATTGCAAGAAGACCCGCTGGGCAGAGACCTTATTGAATCGCTTAAGAATTCAGAAAGCGCTATAAGTTCCTCGCCCTCGGCGCTTTACTATGATTTTCCTGTGTATTCAGACTACGATGGCGCAGATCACAAGCCAGATATTCTGGTGCTTAGTCGTAGTTGCGGGATTATTGCCATCCGAGTGATCACTGCAATCCAGGCGGATCGTGATAACACCAGTACTCTTTTAGCAGTCGACGATTCGCTCAATCAATTTTGTAGCCTCCTAATAGGAAGGCTATTAAAAAGTAAGATATTAAGGAAATCACGGTCACAGCTCTCACTGAAAGTCACACCTATTATTTTTTGCGACAGCAATTTAGCAGATAGGATTTTTGATTCAAGCGACTCTGAGATTGTCTCTTCAATGGACTCATTGAAAGACTTGATTCAGGATCTTGAAGAAGAGCTTTTAGGTTCGGAGGCATACGACGAAGCCAGGTCTGTGATTGAAGGCGCTAAAGCCCTTACTCGCTCGAATAAGCGCCTGGTCGAAAACCCAGAGCTCCAGCGCGCAGCTAGTGCGCTAGCTGAGCTCGAATCTGAAATCGCAAACTTTGACCAGAAGCAACGCTCTGCGGCCTTAATAACCATTAACGGTCCTCAACGGATACGCGGGCTTGCTGGCTCAGGGAAAACTATCATTTTGGCAATGAAGGCCGCACACCTTCATATGAACAGGCCAAATGACAAAATCCTCCTAACCTTTTATACAAAGAGTCTGAAATCCTCCATTAAGAATTTAGTCACGAAATTTTACAGGCACTATAAGGAAGTCGATCCAGACTGGAACAACATCCACATACTGCACGGTTGGGGCGGTTCTAACACAAGTGGTGCCTATTCCGACGCCTGCTTACGCGCAGGAAGAACGCCTCTCACCTTTAGTACAGCACGCAGTGGTGCACCTAATGGAGTGGACCCGTTTGAGTTCGCATGCCAAGACCTCATGCAGAAAAGTGACGTTGAAGAGTACTATGACCACATCCTAATCGATGAGGGGCAAGATTTTCCGGCTGGATTTTATGAGTTAAGTTTTCGGCTTGCGAAGGGCCACCGAGACAAAAAGAACATCGTATGGGCTTATGACGACCTTCAAAATATCATGAAGGTCCGAATGCGGAGTGCTGCTGAACTATTTGGCATAGATCACGACCTTGAACCGCGCATATCACTTGAGAGGGCAGCAATAGGCCTGCCCTTCAAATTCACCAATGACACTGTTCTTAGCAAGTGCTATCGCAACCAGAGAGAAGTCCTCATCACTGCTCACGCGCTCGGATTTGGAATTTATTCCAACATCGTGCAGCTACTTGAAAGTGCTGATCATTGGAAAGATGTAGGCTACGAAGTCACGTCACCAAACTATTATGCCAACGCAAAAGTGGAAGTAGTACGTCCTGCTGAAAACAGCCCGGTCAGCTTGTCTGGAGAAAAACTACCCGAACTGATAGAGCAGTACAACGCACAGTCGATGGATGATGAAACTAACTGGGTCATAGCCTCGATATCTGACTTTTTAGAGCAAGGGTTAAATCCGGAAGACATAATGATTGTTGCTCTGGATGACCGCCACATGAAGGGTTACTTCAAAGAGCTGTCTTCAAAGCTGGCGGATCTGGGGGTTGCGTCGAATAACATTCACGCAGACCCATATTCTGACCCACCCTTTACAATACCGAATAAGGTAACGCTTTCCACAATTTATCGCGCCAAAGGAAATGAGGCAGCTGTAGTATTCGTGATTGGTGTCGACGCGATTTCACTTAAAACACGGGGAGATCGTAACAAGCTATTCACGGCCCTCACACGTACTAAAGCTTGGCTTCGTGTTTCCGGGATGCAAGGCTCTACGAGCCAAATTATCAAAGAGATGTCTCAGGCAGAGCAAAACTTCCCAGCCTTGCGTTTCACCATGCCTGACCTCTCAAAACTGGATATGATTCAGAGGGATCTAAGTCAGCGCTCTATCAAAGCCAAGAAATTGAGGGCTGATTATTTAGAGAGTCTTCGTCGTGAAGGATTGTCGGAAGAAGACGCCGACTTGGATTACGATGATGAATAG
- a CDS encoding GNAT family acetyltransferase, with protein MDAIADYSNEHHRRCVVELWETVFGYETAHNTPSLAIDKKLAAADGLFFVALSGHEVVGTVLAGYDGHRGWLYSVAVHPSHRRKGIGMSLVRHAEDALTARGCMKINLQIVSSNENVKTFYESLGYSTEPRISMGKKIESNIEMPEEQPW; from the coding sequence ATGGATGCTATTGCCGACTACTCAAATGAACACCATCGCCGTTGCGTCGTGGAACTCTGGGAAACCGTATTCGGTTACGAAACCGCGCATAACACCCCCAGCTTGGCTATCGACAAAAAACTGGCCGCAGCGGATGGCCTTTTCTTTGTGGCCCTGTCAGGACATGAAGTTGTTGGCACCGTTCTCGCCGGATACGACGGCCATCGTGGATGGTTGTACTCGGTGGCGGTGCACCCGTCGCACCGCAGAAAAGGCATAGGGATGAGTCTAGTCCGTCATGCAGAGGATGCTCTGACCGCGCGAGGCTGCATGAAAATCAACCTGCAAATCGTCAGCTCAAATGAAAATGTCAAAACCTTCTACGAATCTCTGGGCTACTCGACCGAGCCGCGAATCAGTATGGGCAAAAAGATCGAATCGAATATCGAGATGCCGGAAGAGCAGCCTTGGTAA